One segment of Alistipes finegoldii DSM 17242 DNA contains the following:
- a CDS encoding IS3 family transposase, producing MSLSFLCGLFGYTRQAYYKHLRRNREGSLSDTLLLERVGYYRKLMPRLGGRKLWHLLQQDGFPVSRDRLFTLLSENNLLVKRRKKYSVTTCSRHWMRKYPNLIRGFDLERPHRLWVGDITYISLKEGFAYLALITDAYSKRIVGYDLNTTLERDGALRALRMAIDQTPQQKRQGLIHHSDRGCQYCSKEYVKLLTDNGIRISMTEKGDPYENAVAERVNGILKSEWIDEECFESFQAAKERIDQIVILYNSLRPHASCDWLTPLEAELRTGKLKHHWGRKTVVRKAYVNLYQDNIF from the coding sequence ATGAGCCTGTCGTTTCTGTGCGGGTTGTTCGGCTATACCCGTCAGGCCTATTATAAACATTTACGGCGTAATAGGGAAGGATCTTTGTCCGACACCCTTCTTTTGGAGCGGGTGGGTTACTACCGGAAACTGATGCCCAGGCTCGGCGGTCGTAAACTGTGGCATTTGCTGCAACAAGACGGATTTCCGGTCAGTCGGGATCGGTTATTTACGCTGCTTTCGGAAAACAATCTTCTGGTCAAACGTCGGAAGAAATACAGCGTTACGACCTGCTCGCGGCACTGGATGCGTAAATATCCGAATCTGATCCGGGGTTTCGACCTCGAGCGGCCGCATCGTTTATGGGTCGGAGATATTACGTACATTTCTTTGAAAGAAGGATTTGCATATCTGGCTTTGATAACGGATGCCTATTCCAAACGGATCGTAGGCTATGATCTGAATACGACATTGGAACGGGACGGAGCGCTCCGTGCACTGAGGATGGCCATAGACCAGACTCCGCAGCAAAAACGGCAAGGGTTAATCCATCATTCGGACAGAGGATGCCAATATTGTTCGAAAGAATATGTGAAATTGCTGACCGATAATGGGATTCGCATCAGCATGACTGAAAAGGGCGATCCGTATGAGAATGCCGTTGCCGAACGGGTGAACGGTATTCTGAAGAGCGAATGGATCGACGAGGAATGTTTTGAAAGTTTTCAGGCAGCAAAAGAACGCATCGACCAGATCGTTATCCTTTACAATTCACTCAGACCTCATGCCAGCTGCGATTGGCTTACGCCCTTGGAAGCGGAACTTAGAACCGGGAAACTCAAACATCATTGGGGCCGAAAGACGGTTGTTCGGAAGGCATATGTAAACTTATATCAGGACAATATTTTTTGA
- a CDS encoding DUF3408 domain-containing protein, whose protein sequence is MDSLKETDKPATNLPKHPRIEVDEELMRQMIAGQAPLDSKVVRRIPEPEEENTDAPEGNTSAPTAEKTNVDTQTTTVKEPAGFRRKKIILPDFERTFFAPVDCRNRSAIYVSAQTKRKVSEILHLLGNESTRLTALVDNMLRFVMDIYSDELNYLHEKKNKRRPF, encoded by the coding sequence ATGGATTCATTAAAAGAAACTGACAAACCTGCAACAAACCTTCCGAAGCATCCCCGTATCGAAGTCGATGAGGAGTTGATGCGTCAGATGATCGCCGGACAAGCTCCTTTGGACTCGAAAGTCGTCCGTAGGATTCCCGAGCCGGAAGAGGAAAATACGGACGCTCCCGAGGGAAACACATCGGCACCAACTGCTGAAAAAACAAATGTCGACACCCAAACGACTACTGTAAAGGAGCCTGCTGGATTCCGACGGAAAAAGATCATACTGCCGGATTTCGAACGCACCTTCTTCGCTCCGGTAGATTGCCGTAACCGCTCGGCGATTTATGTCAGTGCGCAAACCAAGCGCAAAGTGTCGGAAATCCTCCACCTGTTGGGGAATGAAAGCACAAGGCTTACGGCTTTGGTCGACAATATGCTGCGCTTTGTCATGGACATTTATAGCGACGAGCTGAATTATCTCCATGAAAAGAAAAATAAAAGACGGCCGTTTTGA
- a CDS encoding site-specific integrase, which yields MQRSTFKVLFYVKRQSEKHGQVPVMGRITINGTMSQFSSKLSVRSSLWDAKANKASGRSLEAQRLNEKLENIKTNIGKQYQRLCDRDSYVTAEKVRNAFLGMGDDCRLLLQTFDEYLADFRKRVGKDRAYSSYEDYCKRRRRLASFLEYEYRVKDIAFKELKRDFIEKFVVYLSSVQGMRSGTIHSTLKKLKLMTYTAYKNGWIAADPFAGFYVKAEYAERRYLSASELQAVMDVRLPNYRTGINRDAFVFCAFTGLSHADVVKLTHADIHTDDNGERWIIDKRQKTGTQFRVKLLPAAEMLYKRYKDTYRTSEKVFPLKGTYKTLNMSLRHVARHAGLSFNPTIHMARHTFATTVTLTQGVPLETVCKMLGHKRITTTQIYAKITNDKIGQDMAALSEKLDSVFKVAQ from the coding sequence ATGCAACGCAGCACTTTCAAAGTCCTTTTCTATGTAAAAAGGCAGTCGGAAAAACACGGTCAGGTTCCCGTTATGGGCCGTATCACCATCAATGGCACGATGTCGCAGTTCAGCAGCAAACTCTCCGTTCGTTCCAGCCTTTGGGATGCCAAAGCCAACAAAGCCTCCGGCAGAAGTCTTGAAGCCCAGCGTCTCAATGAAAAGTTGGAGAACATCAAGACCAATATCGGCAAGCAGTACCAACGTCTCTGCGACCGTGATTCATACGTTACGGCCGAAAAGGTCCGCAACGCTTTCCTCGGTATGGGTGACGACTGCCGCCTGCTGTTGCAGACCTTCGACGAATATCTTGCAGATTTCCGCAAGCGCGTGGGCAAAGACCGCGCTTATTCCAGTTATGAGGACTACTGCAAACGCCGCCGGCGTCTGGCCTCCTTCCTCGAATACGAGTACCGCGTCAAGGACATTGCGTTCAAAGAGCTGAAGCGGGATTTCATCGAAAAGTTTGTGGTCTACCTCTCCTCGGTACAAGGGATGCGCTCCGGGACGATCCATTCTACGCTCAAGAAATTGAAGCTGATGACCTACACGGCGTATAAGAACGGCTGGATTGCCGCCGATCCTTTCGCAGGGTTCTATGTCAAAGCGGAATACGCTGAACGACGTTATCTATCCGCTTCGGAATTGCAGGCCGTGATGGATGTCAGGCTCCCCAATTACCGAACGGGTATCAACCGGGATGCCTTCGTCTTCTGCGCCTTTACGGGTTTGAGCCATGCGGACGTAGTGAAACTCACCCACGCGGACATCCATACGGACGATAACGGAGAGCGGTGGATTATCGACAAACGGCAAAAGACAGGTACGCAGTTCCGTGTTAAGCTCCTTCCCGCCGCTGAAATGCTCTACAAGCGTTATAAGGATACATATCGCACAAGCGAGAAGGTTTTTCCGCTTAAAGGCACTTATAAAACACTGAACATGTCGTTACGTCATGTTGCCAGACATGCCGGTCTGTCGTTCAACCCGACGATCCACATGGCGCGGCATACCTTTGCCACAACGGTCACGCTTACGCAGGGTGTACCTCTGGAAACGGTCTGCAAGATGCTGGGACATAAACGGATCACCACGACCCAAATCTATGCCAAAATCACCAATGACAAGATCGGACAGGATATGGCGGCATTAAGCGAGAAACTCGACAGCGTCTTCAAGGTCGCGCAGTAA
- the miaA gene encoding tRNA (adenosine(37)-N6)-dimethylallyltransferase MiaA: MSDKRLIVVVGPTGSGKTDLSIRLALNYDAPILSTDSRQVYRGLPIGTAQPAPEQLQAVEHHFIASHDINDNLNCGEYETQALARLGELFAAHDYVVAVGGSGLYVRALCEGMDDLPQADETLRRNLAARLASEGVERLAEELRTLDPAYYAEVDRSNPARVVRALEVCLLTGLPYSQLRTGMRRARWFDIVKVGVDMPRGELYDRINRRVDRMLADGLEAEARAVYPYRSLNALQTVGYREFFDYFDGRISYDEAVELIKRNSRRYAKRQLTWFRRDGEIRWFRPDETDAIISYIDFGKS, from the coding sequence ATGAGTGACAAACGGCTTATCGTCGTCGTGGGACCGACGGGATCGGGCAAGACGGACCTGAGCATCCGCCTTGCGCTCAACTACGACGCCCCGATTCTCTCGACCGATTCGCGGCAGGTCTACCGTGGGCTGCCTATCGGCACGGCCCAGCCTGCGCCCGAACAGTTGCAGGCTGTTGAGCATCATTTTATTGCATCCCATGACATAAATGACAACTTGAACTGCGGCGAATATGAGACGCAGGCGTTGGCGCGTCTCGGCGAACTGTTTGCCGCACACGATTACGTCGTGGCCGTCGGCGGCTCCGGACTCTATGTCCGCGCCTTGTGCGAAGGCATGGACGACCTTCCGCAGGCCGACGAAACCCTGCGGCGGAATCTCGCCGCGCGGCTGGCGTCCGAAGGCGTGGAGAGGCTTGCCGAAGAGCTTCGGACGCTCGATCCGGCCTATTACGCCGAAGTGGACCGCAGCAATCCCGCGCGTGTCGTCCGGGCTTTGGAGGTTTGCCTGCTGACCGGACTGCCCTATTCTCAGCTGCGGACCGGCATGCGCCGCGCGCGCTGGTTCGACATCGTGAAGGTCGGCGTCGATATGCCCCGCGGGGAGCTGTACGACCGTATCAACCGCCGTGTTGACCGGATGCTTGCCGACGGACTCGAAGCCGAAGCGCGCGCCGTGTACCCCTACCGCAGTCTCAATGCCCTGCAAACCGTCGGTTACCGCGAGTTTTTCGACTATTTCGACGGGCGTATTTCGTACGACGAAGCCGTCGAACTCATCAAGCGCAATTCGCGCCGCTATGCCAAGCGCCAGCTGACGTGGTTTCGCCGCGACGGGGAGATCCGCTGGTTCCGGCCCGACGAAACCGACGCGATTATAAGTTACATAGATTTTGGTAAATCGTAA
- a CDS encoding IS1096 element passenger TnpR family protein encodes MSMVFRFRMLSDENDNFVRDYEVLYDTTLLEFHDFILRSLEYEECMASFFTADDRWEKLREFTRMDMDDGAEDAPLAMEKVTLGQIIHNNRDRLIYLFDIFGDRAYFLELTGSFESKPGISYPREIYAQAEAPDQYDPSKNVVSGEGSIFDDVMSEFSDFEGDDNYDDE; translated from the coding sequence ATGTCGATGGTTTTCCGATTCCGGATGTTGAGCGATGAAAACGACAACTTCGTGCGCGATTACGAAGTGTTGTACGACACGACGTTGCTCGAATTTCATGATTTCATTCTGCGTTCGCTCGAATACGAGGAGTGCATGGCGTCCTTCTTCACGGCCGACGACCGCTGGGAGAAACTGCGCGAATTCACGCGGATGGATATGGACGACGGTGCGGAAGACGCCCCGCTGGCGATGGAAAAGGTGACGCTGGGGCAGATCATCCACAACAACCGCGACCGGCTCATCTATCTGTTCGACATCTTCGGCGACCGGGCCTATTTCCTCGAACTGACGGGCAGCTTCGAATCGAAGCCCGGCATCTCCTACCCGCGCGAGATCTATGCGCAGGCCGAAGCCCCCGACCAGTACGATCCGTCCAAGAATGTCGTTTCGGGCGAAGGCTCGATTTTCGACGACGTGATGAGCGAATTCAGCGATTTCGAAGGGGACGACAATTACGACGATGAGTGA
- a CDS encoding acyl-CoA reductase translates to MKSAIELFSALGRRLADFGGDAPTQEVAERACRANGWFTPADVRRAVAAIADGMLRRDRLETWLAPYPVPVAVPRRVLVVMAGNIPLVGFFDLLCVLAAGHRCLVKPSAKDRVLTEYVVGMLRELDPEVPVGFCDGSSPVDAVIATGSDNANRYFRTQYAGIPALLRGSRQSVAVLSGRETEAQLEGLADDIWAYSGLGCRSVSLLFVPEGYDLRLRMPAVNEKYRNNYRQQKALLTMTGRPFRDLGSAVAVEERAFPAALSRIACSRYKTLGEVEAWLAQHDAELQCVVSECVSHGRRTGFGRAQFPALTDYPDDRDVIAFLAALN, encoded by the coding sequence ATGAAAAGCGCAATCGAACTCTTTTCGGCCTTGGGCCGCAGGCTGGCCGACTTCGGCGGCGACGCCCCTACGCAGGAGGTCGCGGAGCGTGCCTGCCGGGCCAACGGCTGGTTCACGCCTGCGGATGTCCGCCGCGCCGTGGCCGCAATCGCCGACGGCATGCTTCGCCGCGACCGGCTCGAAACATGGCTCGCCCCCTACCCCGTTCCGGTCGCCGTGCCGCGCCGCGTGCTGGTCGTCATGGCCGGGAATATTCCGCTGGTCGGCTTCTTCGACTTGTTGTGCGTCTTGGCCGCCGGCCATCGCTGTCTGGTGAAGCCTTCGGCCAAGGACCGGGTGCTGACGGAATACGTCGTCGGGATGCTGCGGGAGCTTGATCCCGAAGTTCCGGTCGGGTTTTGCGACGGCTCGTCGCCGGTCGATGCGGTGATCGCCACGGGCAGCGACAACGCCAACCGCTATTTCCGGACGCAGTACGCCGGAATCCCCGCCCTGCTGCGCGGCAGCCGCCAGTCGGTCGCCGTGCTGTCGGGCCGCGAGACCGAAGCGCAGTTGGAGGGCCTTGCCGACGATATCTGGGCCTATTCGGGGCTTGGGTGCCGCAGCGTGTCGCTGCTTTTCGTTCCGGAGGGGTACGACCTGCGGCTGCGGATGCCTGCGGTGAACGAAAAATACCGGAACAATTACCGCCAGCAAAAAGCCCTGCTGACGATGACGGGCCGTCCTTTCCGGGATCTGGGGAGCGCCGTCGCCGTCGAAGAGCGGGCTTTCCCCGCCGCGCTGAGCCGCATCGCCTGCTCGCGCTACAAAACGCTCGGCGAAGTCGAAGCGTGGCTCGCGCAGCACGACGCCGAACTGCAATGCGTCGTTTCGGAGTGCGTTTCCCACGGCCGCCGCACGGGATTCGGCCGCGCCCAGTTCCCGGCGCTGACCGATTATCCCGACGACCGGGATGTAATTGCGTTTCTCGCGGCGCTGAATTGA